The segment CGCGAAGGCCTTACGCCAGTCCCAAAGGAACCGGAACCAGGACGCCACGACATCGGCGACGGTCAACTCGGCGGGATTGTCCCCTGCGGTTACTGCTTTCAGCGCCTGCTGCGCCGCGCTCAGACGTGAGAGCGCATCATTGAGTTCGGATTGGTCGTTCATTTGATTTGCTTGACAAGCACCATGACGGTGGCGGCGCTGGCGGTGATGGCAAAGGAATCCTTGATAATGGCAGCCCAGTCGGTCGGCGTGCCCTTGATTTCCGGCGGTTTGTCATAGATCGTGATCACCGCCCCATCCAAAGGCTTAGGATGACTCCAGAAGGTGCATTCGTAGGTGCGCCCCGATGGCTGCTGCACGAGCATCTTGCCCGCGGCCTCGGTTTTTCCGCCCGCCATTTGAACATAATCCGTAGCTTTCCATCCCGGCACATACTTGAAATAGCCCGGGTTCATCACGGCCCCTTTTACTTCCACCACGTTGGGACGTGTGGGAATATAGATGCTGTCTCCGGGCTGGAGAATGACGTTTTCGCGCTTCCGGCCATGAATAAGGAGATCCTCGAAATTGAGGAACAGCCGCTGGCCGTTGCGGATGAGTTGCCCGCCGCCGGCGTAGCCATTGGGTTTCAGGCCATTGGCCCGCTTTATGATGTCCCGCAAAGTTTCATTGCGATTGCGCAGGGTATACGAACCCGGCAACTGCACCTCACCGGCGACGCACACATTCCCCAAGGGCGCACAATCCGGATTGCTGCGCACAAAAATGCGGTCTCCCGGTTCGAGCAGGAAGCGGTTGGCGCCGGTCTCTCCCCGTAGAATCGCCGATGACGCGCTCTCCAGGTCGTCCGGGTCGATCGCGGTATCCACCAGCGGAACCCGCAGGATATTGGCCAGCGAATCCCCCTTGAGTCCCATAGGTGGCGTCCGGGCAACTTCCGCTTCCAACAGCATGGCATCCTCGCGGAACCCGCCGCTTTCCCGCAGCAGGTCGCTCAAGGACATCCCCTTCTTCCATTCGTACAGACCCGGATTGTTGACGGCGCCGTATGCCCATACTTCGCGACGCAGCACTTCGGTCACCGCCGCGTCATAGATGACGATCTCATCCTTCGTCTGCAGCTTGACATTCACGGCGGCCTTGCGCTGCCAGACATCCCGCACGCTGAAGGGAACCAGCTTGCGAGTGCGGCCATCCGGCTCAAGGCGCACAATGTCGCCGCGCTGCATGAACGTCTGCGCCTGCCACAGACTGTCCTGCAATCCCGCATAGTTGAACAGCAGGGAATACAGATCAAGGCTGTCGGACATGGAGTACACGCCCGGCTTCTTGACATGGCCGCGCAGCGTCACCGTCGCGGAATCCACAAGGTCGTGCATCGAGAAGATGTGGACCTGATCCCGCTTCTGCAGCGTCAGATCGAAGGCCGGATCTCCGGACAGCGCGGCCTTGGGATTGACCTCCAGATGCTCGCTGGTCAAATTGTCGTAGGTGCGGGTAATTTCCGCCCGGTCCGTTACGGCCCACGGAGTCAGTCCGTCCGCCGCCGCAATGAGCTGCGAGAGGGTTTTGATGTGGCTGAGTTCGAAGCGTCCGGGCCGGTAGACGCCCCCGCCGGTAATCTCGACAAAATTTTCCACCTTGTCGAGAATCGGGAAAATCATCACGAGGTCGCCATCCGCGAGCAGTTGCGCGCTGACGTCGGCGGTGAGATCTATGTCCACCAATTTCTTATCGGACTCTCCCCGCACGCGCTGGGACATCGGCACAATCCGCTGAATCTGCGCGCGAAAGGTGTAGGCGGTCGGCTTCAGTTTCCCGGCAAAGGACACCAGATCCTGAATCGTCTCACCTTCCTTCAGCTCGTAAACTCCCGGGCGGTTGACTTCACCGCTGATGCCGACCGTCTTGCCGCGCGGCGGCACAAACACGATATCGTTGTGCAGCAGGTGGCGGTCATCGGTCGAGAGTCCCTTGACCAGATAATCATAGAGGTCGATATTCGCCGTTACATGTCCGTCGCGCAGGATGCGTACGTCGCGCAGGCTGCCCGTAAGCTTGGGGCCGCCAATCGTGTACATGGCGTTGAAGGCCGTTGCATAGCTCGACAAGGTGTAGGAGCCGGGCCGCTCGATTTCGCCCATGATGTAGATCTGACTGCCGCGCAGATTCGACATCGTCACATCAAGAAAAACCGTGGGCGGATTGCCCGCCAGACCGGCGTAAAATTTCGAGAGATAGTTGCGAAGCTGATCCTTGAGATCCTTCAGCTCGGTTCCGGCGACGAAGACCTGCCCCACGCTGGGGATCAGAATATCGCCTTCCTTGCTGACTTCGAGCTGGTACTGGTACTCGACTTCACCCCAGAGCGTGAGCATCAACGCATCGCCTGAACTCACCAGATAGCCGGGATCCACGGGGCCGACTTCCGCGGGAGTTGCAAGATCCTTGCCCGCGCGGAAAATGTCGTAACCGAAATAGTTCAGGCCCTCCCATTGGGCATCGGCAGGCTGTGGCACGGGCACGGCTGGGACCTTGGCGACCGTATCAGCCGGAGTCGCGCCGGATTTTGTCGAAACGGATGGCACTGTCTCCAAACCTGTCCGCTGGGCGCGGTTTTCCGGATATCCGGTGGGAGTCACGGGAGTGCCGGTGGTTCGCACCGAGTCATGCCGTGCCAGCGCCTTCTGAATATCTTCTTCGGAAACCCCCATGGCGCGAGCGCGGCCAATGGCTGCCGCGGTATCGGACGGATCAATCCCGTAGGCGCGCAGCAAGTCGGGCGACAGATTGCCATTCTTGGCCATCTCGCGAATCTGTGCCACTCGCGGATCGCCGGTCTGCGCTCCGGCCTGAATGGTGAAAAGTGCCATGCTGAAAAACAAGAGCATCGTGAGCGGGGTCTTGCCTCGCCCCAGCGGCCATGCTGAAATCATGTGAGAGTTCCTTCGGTCCTGATACATCGGAGTGCGGTTGCGACGTGTGACATCGCATTCGTCACAGCAACTTTTTGCAAACCCCGTGCCCATCCGGCCTCACTGCGGCACAGCAGCGGCAACGGACGAACGCGGGGTCTTTAGCACTAAGGTTCGTATTGATTTAGCAGGTCACTTGCCACAGCAAGTTATGAGACTTTGTGATCTATTACGCAGGAAGGGGATAGGTCAGGCAGGTCAGTTTTCGCAGGTAGGCAAAAGTGGCTATGAGGAGCTACCGCAGGCTCTGTTATACTCGATGCTATAACAGAGTGTAGAACAGGCGGGGATCTTACCAGGGGTTCCAGCGCAACTCTGCCATGCCAAGGCTGCGGGTCTCGCTGCGTTTTCCACCTGCCATGAAACGGGTGTCGGACGACGTAACGCTGGCCGAAGCGGCGACGTACAGATCGTGGATCATTTCTACGCGGCCTTGCAGCCCCACGGTACGGAAGGTCTCTTTATCGCCATCGAGGAAATGCACGTGCTGTGCGTCTCCCGGCCCCCAG is part of the bacterium genome and harbors:
- a CDS encoding SLBB domain-containing protein, producing the protein MISAWPLGRGKTPLTMLLFFSMALFTIQAGAQTGDPRVAQIREMAKNGNLSPDLLRAYGIDPSDTAAAIGRARAMGVSEEDIQKALARHDSVRTTGTPVTPTGYPENRAQRTGLETVPSVSTKSGATPADTVAKVPAVPVPQPADAQWEGLNYFGYDIFRAGKDLATPAEVGPVDPGYLVSSGDALMLTLWGEVEYQYQLEVSKEGDILIPSVGQVFVAGTELKDLKDQLRNYLSKFYAGLAGNPPTVFLDVTMSNLRGSQIYIMGEIERPGSYTLSSYATAFNAMYTIGGPKLTGSLRDVRILRDGHVTANIDLYDYLVKGLSTDDRHLLHNDIVFVPPRGKTVGISGEVNRPGVYELKEGETIQDLVSFAGKLKPTAYTFRAQIQRIVPMSQRVRGESDKKLVDIDLTADVSAQLLADGDLVMIFPILDKVENFVEITGGGVYRPGRFELSHIKTLSQLIAAADGLTPWAVTDRAEITRTYDNLTSEHLEVNPKAALSGDPAFDLTLQKRDQVHIFSMHDLVDSATVTLRGHVKKPGVYSMSDSLDLYSLLFNYAGLQDSLWQAQTFMQRGDIVRLEPDGRTRKLVPFSVRDVWQRKAAVNVKLQTKDEIVIYDAAVTEVLRREVWAYGAVNNPGLYEWKKGMSLSDLLRESGGFREDAMLLEAEVARTPPMGLKGDSLANILRVPLVDTAIDPDDLESASSAILRGETGANRFLLEPGDRIFVRSNPDCAPLGNVCVAGEVQLPGSYTLRNRNETLRDIIKRANGLKPNGYAGGGQLIRNGQRLFLNFEDLLIHGRKRENVILQPGDSIYIPTRPNVVEVKGAVMNPGYFKYVPGWKATDYVQMAGGKTEAAGKMLVQQPSGRTYECTFWSHPKPLDGAVITIYDKPPEIKGTPTDWAAIIKDSFAITASAATVMVLVKQIK